A stretch of the Mastacembelus armatus unplaced genomic scaffold, fMasArm1.2, whole genome shotgun sequence genome encodes the following:
- the LOC113140149 gene encoding reticulon-3-like isoform X2 produces MKMADRTGSNSSESSSSNSSSSSLRDLAHSALQLIHWKQPKKSAAAFGLSLLVLVSVATLSIISVMSYLLLAFLCVTITFRVYKSVIQAIQKSDDGHPFRSMLERDISVSSESVRQLADQSLIHLNWFSSQTRRLLLVEDLVDSLKIQIDRHIELVRSTVEETLQKMQDKLPGAVKRTKAE; encoded by the exons ATGAAAATGGCCGACAGAACCGGTAGCAACAGCTCGGAATCTTCATCATCTaacagctcctcctcctcactcagAGACCTTGCACACTCAG CCTTACAGCTCATCCACTGGAAACAGCCGAAGAAGTCGGCGGCAGCGTTTGGCCTGTCTCTGCTAGTTCTTGTCTCTGTGGCGACGTTGTCCATCATCAGTGTGATGTCCTATCTTCTGCTGGCCTTCCTCTGTGTCACTATCACCTTCAG GGTTTATAAATCAGTGATTCAGGCCATCCAGAAATCAGACGATGGTCATCCATTCAG gTCTATGTTGGAGAGGGACATATCAGTGTCCTCGGAGTCAGTGCGACAGCTCGCTGATCAGTCTCTGATCCATCTGAACTGGTTCAGCAGTCAGACCAGGAGGCTGCTGCTCGTTGAAGATCTGGTCGACTCGCTGAAG ATACAGATTGATCGGCACATCGAGCTGGTTCGGTCCACAGTAGAGGAGACTCTGCAGAA gatGCAGGACAAGTTACCTGGAGCTGTGAAGAGAACCAAAGCTGAGTGA
- the srsf7b gene encoding serine/arginine-rich splicing factor 7 — protein MSRYGRYGGETKVYVGNLGMGAGKGELERAFGYYGPLRTVWIARNPPGFAFVEFEDPRDADDAVRGLDGKVICGSRVRVELSTGMPRHSRYDRPPTRRPFDPNDKCYECGEKGHYAYDCHRYSRRSRRSRSRSRGRHYSRSRSHSRSPGKRSRSRSRSRSRSRSRSFSPRRSRSVSPRRSATTRRSRTRSRSRSVSRSGSRGRSRSGSMGRSRSGSRARSRSTSGSPAAD, from the exons AGACGAAGGTGTATGTGGGGAACCTGGGGATGGGGGCAGGGAAAGGTGAGCTTGAGCGAGCCTTCGGGTACTACGGGCCCCTCAGGACTGTGTGGATCGCCAGGAACCCTCCAGGCTTTGCCTTCGTAGAGTTCGAAGATCCCCGAGATGCTGACGATGCTGTCCGAGGGTTAGATGGAAA GGTGATCTGTGGCAGTCGGGTCCGGGTGGAGCTCTCCACTGGGATGCCTCGTCACTCTCGGTACGATAGGCCTCCAACACGGCGACCCTTTGACCCCAACGATAAGTGTTATGAATGTGGAGAGAAAGGTCACTATGCCTACGACTGTCACCGCTACAGCCGCCGGAGCCGGAGGAGCAG GTCCAGATCCCGTGGCAGGCATTACTCCCGTAGCAGGAGTCACAGCAGGAGCCCAGGGAAGAG gtccaggtccaggtccaggtccaggtcaaggtccaggtccaggtcctTCTCTCCTCGTCGCTCTCGTTCAGTCTCTCCACGAAGATCTGCCACAACCAGGAGGTCCAG GACCAGATCCAGGTCCAGGTCAGTGTCCAGGTCTGGGTCTCGAGGCCGAAGCAG GTCTGGATCAATGGGCCGCTCTCGCTCTGGATCTCGAGCTAGAAG TCGCTCAACCTCGGGCAGTCCTGCTGCAGACTGA
- the LOC113140149 gene encoding reticulon-3-B-like isoform X1, translated as MKMADRTGSNSSESSSSNSSSSSLRDLAHSALQLIHWKQPKKSAAAFGLSLLVLVSVATLSIISVMSYLLLAFLCVTITFRVYKSVIQAIQKSDDGHPFRSMLERDISVSSESVRQLADQSLIHLNWFSSQTRRLLLVEDLVDSLKLAAVMWVMTYVGAVFNGVTILILADIIFFTTPLIYKKKKIQIDRHIELVRSTVEETLQKMQDKLPGAVKRTKAE; from the exons ATGAAAATGGCCGACAGAACCGGTAGCAACAGCTCGGAATCTTCATCATCTaacagctcctcctcctcactcagAGACCTTGCACACTCAG CCTTACAGCTCATCCACTGGAAACAGCCGAAGAAGTCGGCGGCAGCGTTTGGCCTGTCTCTGCTAGTTCTTGTCTCTGTGGCGACGTTGTCCATCATCAGTGTGATGTCCTATCTTCTGCTGGCCTTCCTCTGTGTCACTATCACCTTCAG GGTTTATAAATCAGTGATTCAGGCCATCCAGAAATCAGACGATGGTCATCCATTCAG gTCTATGTTGGAGAGGGACATATCAGTGTCCTCGGAGTCAGTGCGACAGCTCGCTGATCAGTCTCTGATCCATCTGAACTGGTTCAGCAGTCAGACCAGGAGGCTGCTGCTCGTTGAAGATCTGGTCGACTCGCTGAAG CTGGCTGCTGTGATGTGGGTGATGACGTACGTTGGAGCTGTGTTTAACGGGGTCACCATCCTGATCCTCG CTGACATCATTTTCTTTACCACTCCGCTGATCTACAAGAAGAAAAAG ATACAGATTGATCGGCACATCGAGCTGGTTCGGTCCACAGTAGAGGAGACTCTGCAGAA gatGCAGGACAAGTTACCTGGAGCTGTGAAGAGAACCAAAGCTGAGTGA